The proteins below come from a single Rosa rugosa chromosome 2, drRosRugo1.1, whole genome shotgun sequence genomic window:
- the LOC133728855 gene encoding uncharacterized protein LOC133728855, with amino-acid sequence MREMLKIQDTRIYIWQLHQEDQMVEPSEGPVQADDHAGSNSLKSRESSDAKEETSRQKIVIKEEKAAVASRYMQGFSTLNSKANSQDSSGGGKHNDNESGGKKQVGMIKGKQQELNGQVRSITPSHSRAGALSLKPEAAVSNNPSLKFKCIYCIPPIVNLKIFGVLQDML; translated from the exons ATGCGGGAGATGTTGAAGATTCAGGACACAAGGATCTACATCTGGCAACTGCACCAAGAAG ATCAAATGGTGGAGCCATCAGAGGGTCCAGTCCAAGCTGATGATCATGCAGGAAGCAATAGTTTGAAATCAAGGGAGTCCTCCGATGCTAAAGAAGAAACCTCGAGACAAAAGATTGTTATTAAAGAGGAAAAGGCAGCTGTTGCATCTAGGTATATGCAAGGTTTTTCGACATTAAATTCAAAAGCTAACTCACAAGATTCTAGTGGAGGTGGGAAGCACAATGATAATGAGAGTGGTGGTAAGAAGCAGGTTGGCATGATAAAAGGCAAACAGCAAGAGCTTAATGGTCAG GTACGCTCGATAACTCCTTCCCACAGCAGAGCTGGTGCACTTTCATTAAAGCCAGAAGCAGCTGTATCGAACAATCCCTCCTTAAAATTTAAGTGTATATATTGCATTCCACCTATTGTTAACCTTAAAATTTTTGGGGTCCTGCAAGATATGCTTTGA